A single window of Lutzomyia longipalpis isolate SR_M1_2022 chromosome 1, ASM2433408v1 DNA harbors:
- the LOC129785870 gene encoding zinc transporter 7, with product MLPLTHKDSRSLGYRIKEKVNGWKRLIFSDRNSRNLFLFLLLNLSFAFVEFLYGIWTNSLGLISDSFHMFFDCTGLLAGLAASVITKWKANDRYTYGYVRAEVLAGFVNSLFLLFISFFIMSEAIERAVEPPEVKHERLFVVSVLGLLVNLVGIYAFQHGHGHSHGGGGSHGHSHGGHSHAHSIPEANNHLLGNHHGHSHDHHSHHSELQLGQGSNSQIMRGVFLHILADTLGSVGVIVSAVLMQMFGWMIADPICSMFIAALIALSVLSLIKESIMVLMQRTPVTLDRALPQCYQKVTGLAGVYAVQEPHFWTLCSDVYVGAIKLEVSKNVDPKYVVTHTRMIFEAVGVKQLYVQLDYV from the exons ATGTTGCCCCTGACACACAAGGACTCCCGGAGCTTGGGCTACCGGATCAAGGAGAAGGTGAACGGGTGGAAACGATTGATATTCTCCGACAGGAACTCCCGGAATCTTTTCCTCTTTCTCCTACTCAACCTCAGTTTTGCCTTTGTGGAATTCCTCTATGGCATCTGGACAAACAGTTTAG GTTTAATATCAGATTCATTCCACATGTTCTTTGACTGCACGGGCCTCCTAGCCGGCCTGGCGGCTTCCGTGATTACCAAATGGAAGGCGAATGATCGCTACACATATGGCTATGTGAGAGCTGAGGTCCTGGCTGGATTCGTCAACAGCCTCTTCCTGCTCTTCATCTCCTTCTTCATCATGTCCGAGGCCATCGAGAGAGCGGTCGAACCACCGGAG GTGAAGCACGAGCGCCTCTTTGTTGTGTCTGTTCTGGGTCTCCTAGTGAACCTCGTTGGCATTTATGCATTCCAGCACGGCCATGGACACTCCCACGGTGGTGGTGGGTCACATGGGCACAGTCATGGTGGCCATTCCCACGCTCACAGTATTCCTGAGGCGAACAACCACCTCCTGGGTAATCATCACGGGCACTCCCACGACCACCACAGCCATCACTCAGAACTGCAACTGGGTCAGGGCTCCAACTCGCAAATAATGCGAGGCGTCTTCCTGCACATCCTCGCCGACACACTGGGCTCCGTTGGGGTCATTGTGTCTGCGGTGCTCATGCAAATGTTCGGCTGGATGATTGCCGATCCCATTTGCTCCATGTTCATTGCCGCCCTCATCGCCCTCAGTGTGCTCAGTCTCATCAAGGAGTCCATAATGGTGCTCATGCAACGCACTCCCGTTACCCTCGATCGTGCCCTGCCGCAGTGCTACCAGAAGGTCACGGGGCTCGCGGGTGTGTACGCCGTGCAGGAGCCCCACTTCTGGACACTCTGCAGCGACGTCTACGTGGGCGCCATAAAGCTGGAGGTGTCCAAGAATGTGGATCCCAAGTACGTGGTAACGCACACCCGCATGATCTTCGAGGCAGTGGGTGTGAAGCAACTCTATGTGCAACTGGACTACGTGTGA